The following proteins are encoded in a genomic region of Kamptonema formosum PCC 6407:
- a CDS encoding EF-hand domain-containing protein, with product MATEQELQSLFNALDRDQDGKVSSNELF from the coding sequence ATGGCAACTGAGCAAGAGCTTCAATCTCTTTTTAATGCCTTGGATCGCGATCAAGATGGCAAAGTATCGAGTAATGAGCTTTTTTAA
- a CDS encoding plasmid replication protein, CyRepA1 family, translated as PDLLPFDDGRDVTICFDYRPGDYFKSPEWVNAAILGKLFKQSTVKIARLPGPQKGIDDFAVAGGDVAQVLAAAESLKQLQDERLWRFCYKGFSPEKKVNQRYLDIEAPEPGKIIAPKSGLATGKTQLLADKVATQPGKQINIGYRNSLLLQQAQKIGSYHLDEHDGRRFFEDPNARISLCWDSLLKLPPEIFEGAHIILDEASSSIKHLLTSSTCKEKRLEILDYLEKIGPTVGGVIALDGNLKDSDIQYLEEIFKMPSVKIENEFKGDTPPVTFLELPKGRYRIAKAEFEWLARAIMDADCPAIATDSLNDAEALYKKLTAQGKKGILLSSKTATKKWAKEFLANPDEYIRKHKPEFIIFTPTAESGLDISIKEKIDNLEIGNYFSDVFCIFRGVIGVDECLQMSRRVRHPERIVICCAERKFASNNDSNPFSGQLIKDIEERVTAEMKALSPEENTAAIKEAIKAQIDSPHLEAWAKIKGKDAVEARNLRRFLLKSFEDGGYEVNRISFSDLLNPDAIYDEGMSFADAKKLSKEEEAKQIFNSEFITLEKYLEIEGSNAEWEDCCKAIKYRLLARLPGIENTELWTWEFVYRIRFTDRDLLNQLYANWKLENPIDAELLQRQNGTVSLELSCLT; from the coding sequence CCAGATTTATTACCCTTCGATGATGGTCGTGATGTTACGATTTGTTTCGACTACCGCCCCGGTGATTATTTCAAGTCCCCCGAATGGGTCAACGCGGCTATCCTTGGCAAACTCTTCAAACAGTCCACAGTCAAAATTGCCAGACTCCCAGGCCCGCAGAAAGGAATTGATGATTTTGCAGTTGCTGGTGGCGACGTTGCCCAAGTCCTAGCCGCCGCTGAATCCCTCAAACAATTGCAGGATGAGCGCCTGTGGCGTTTTTGCTACAAGGGCTTCTCTCCTGAGAAAAAAGTAAACCAGCGCTACCTCGACATAGAAGCCCCTGAACCCGGCAAAATTATAGCTCCCAAATCGGGCCTAGCCACCGGAAAAACTCAATTGTTGGCTGATAAGGTTGCAACGCAACCAGGGAAGCAAATCAACATCGGCTACCGTAACAGCTTACTGCTACAGCAGGCTCAAAAGATTGGTAGCTATCACCTAGATGAGCATGATGGCCGCCGTTTTTTTGAAGATCCTAACGCTCGGATCAGCCTGTGTTGGGATTCCCTGCTGAAGCTTCCCCCTGAAATTTTCGAGGGGGCACATATTATTTTGGATGAAGCTTCAAGCAGTATCAAGCATCTGCTCACCAGTAGCACTTGCAAAGAGAAAAGGCTTGAAATTCTCGATTATCTAGAAAAGATTGGCCCTACCGTTGGGGGGGTAATCGCGCTTGATGGTAATCTCAAAGATTCAGATATTCAATATTTGGAAGAAATCTTCAAGATGCCATCGGTGAAAATTGAAAATGAATTTAAGGGCGATACGCCGCCCGTAACCTTCCTTGAGCTTCCCAAAGGCAGATATCGGATTGCCAAGGCAGAATTTGAATGGCTAGCAAGGGCAATCATGGATGCTGATTGCCCCGCAATTGCCACAGATTCCCTCAATGATGCCGAAGCCCTTTACAAAAAGTTGACGGCTCAAGGCAAAAAAGGCATTTTATTAAGCAGCAAAACAGCTACTAAGAAATGGGCTAAGGAATTTCTAGCTAATCCTGATGAGTACATCAGAAAGCACAAGCCAGAATTTATCATCTTTACCCCAACTGCTGAAAGCGGTCTCGATATTTCAATCAAAGAAAAGATTGATAATTTGGAGATTGGGAATTATTTCTCTGATGTTTTCTGCATTTTTCGCGGGGTCATTGGCGTTGATGAATGCCTCCAAATGTCTCGCCGGGTAAGGCATCCAGAAAGGATTGTGATCTGCTGTGCTGAGCGTAAATTTGCCAGCAATAATGATTCTAATCCCTTTTCAGGTCAGCTAATCAAAGACATTGAAGAGCGGGTAACGGCTGAAATGAAAGCACTTTCTCCTGAAGAAAATACAGCCGCAATCAAAGAAGCAATCAAGGCTCAAATTGATTCCCCACACCTAGAAGCTTGGGCGAAAATTAAGGGCAAAGATGCAGTTGAAGCGCGTAACTTACGGCGGTTTCTACTTAAATCTTTTGAGGATGGTGGCTATGAAGTTAATCGAATTAGTTTCTCGGATTTGCTTAATCCTGATGCCATTTACGATGAGGGAATGAGCTTTGCTGATGCTAAAAAGCTTTCTAAAGAAGAAGAAGCAAAGCAGATTTTCAATTCTGAATTTATCACCCTAGAAAAATACTTAGAAATTGAGGGAAGCAATGCTGAATGGGAGGATTGCTGCAAAGCCATCAAATATCGCCTTTTAGCGCGGCTACCAGGCATTGAAAATACTGAGCTTTGGACTTGGGAGTTTGTTTACCGTATCCGCTTCACTGACAGAGATTTGCTCAATCAGCTCTATGCCAACTGGAAACTTGAAAACCCTATTGATGCTGAACTGC